A DNA window from Vagococcus penaei contains the following coding sequences:
- the rplB gene encoding 50S ribosomal protein L2: MAIKKYKPTTNGRRNMTGSDFAEITTSTPEKTLLQPLKKNAGRNNQGKITVRHQAGGHKRQYRLIDFKRNKDNVVGTIKTIEYDPNRSANIALVHYTDGVKTYILAPKGLTVGTQISSGENADIKIGNALPLVNIPVGTVVHNIELKPGKGGQLIRSAGTSAQVLGKEGKYVLVRLNSGEVRMILGTCRATIGTVGNEQHELINIGKAGRSRWMGKRPTVRGSVMNPNDHPHGGGEGKAPIGRPSPMSPWGKPTLGYKTRSKKAKSDKFIVRRRKSK, translated from the coding sequence GTGGCGATTAAAAAGTATAAACCTACCACTAATGGCCGTCGTAACATGACTGGTTCAGACTTTGCTGAAATCACGACTTCGACGCCAGAAAAAACGTTATTACAGCCTTTAAAGAAAAACGCTGGACGTAACAACCAAGGTAAAATTACTGTACGTCATCAAGCCGGCGGACACAAACGCCAATACCGTTTAATTGACTTTAAACGTAATAAAGATAATGTGGTTGGTACTATTAAAACAATTGAGTACGATCCAAATAGATCAGCTAATATTGCATTAGTTCACTATACTGACGGGGTTAAAACTTACATTTTAGCACCTAAAGGATTAACTGTAGGAACACAAATTTCTTCTGGTGAGAATGCTGATATTAAAATCGGTAATGCATTACCATTAGTAAATATTCCTGTAGGTACTGTTGTACATAACATCGAATTAAAACCTGGTAAAGGTGGACAATTAATCCGTTCTGCTGGAACAAGTGCTCAAGTACTTGGTAAAGAAGGTAAATACGTATTAGTTCGTCTTAACTCAGGAGAAGTTCGCATGATCTTAGGTACTTGTCGTGCAACAATCGGTACTGTAGGTAACGAACAACACGAATTAATTAACATCGGTAAAGCTGGTCGTAGCCGTTGGATGGGTAAACGTCCGACTGTACGTGGTAGCGTAATGAACCCTAACGATCACCCACACGGTGGTGGTGAAGGTAAAGCACCAATTGGACGTCCATCTCCAATGAGTCCATGG
- the rplW gene encoding 50S ribosomal protein L23: MELIDVIKRPVITEMSVAAMDDKKYTFEVDVRANKTLVKQAVEAVFGVKVKKVNIMNVKPKFKRMGKHAGYTKKRRKAIVQLTEESKDIQIFDAE, translated from the coding sequence ATGGAATTAATCGATGTAATCAAACGCCCAGTTATTACAGAAATGTCTGTAGCAGCTATGGACGACAAAAAATACACGTTTGAAGTTGACGTAAGAGCCAACAAGACATTAGTTAAGCAAGCTGTAGAAGCTGTTTTCGGCGTAAAAGTTAAAAAAGTAAATATCATGAACGTGAAACCAAAATTCAAAAGAATGGGTAAACACGCTGGATATACTAAAAAACGTCGTAAAGCTATCGTACAATTAACTGAAGAATCAAAAGACATTCAAATTTTTGATGCTGAGTAA
- the rplD gene encoding 50S ribosomal protein L4: MTSVALFKQDGTQNGEITLNEAIFGIEPNENVVFDAIIMQRASLRQGTHAVKNRSAVRGGGRKPWRQKGTGRARQGSIRSPQWRGGGVVFGPTPRSYSYKLPKKVRRLAIKSVLSAKVAENKFVVVEGLAFDAPKTKEFKQMLTNLSVDTKVLVVLESGNDFAALSGRNLPNVSIVESDNVSVLDVVSADKLLITKTALTQVEEVLA, from the coding sequence ATGACATCTGTAGCATTATTTAAACAAGATGGAACTCAAAATGGCGAAATCACTTTAAACGAAGCGATTTTTGGCATTGAACCAAATGAAAATGTTGTTTTCGATGCAATTATTATGCAACGTGCTTCATTAAGACAAGGAACACACGCTGTGAAAAACCGTAGTGCGGTTCGCGGTGGTGGACGTAAACCATGGCGTCAAAAAGGAACAGGTCGTGCGCGTCAAGGATCTATCCGCTCACCACAATGGCGTGGAGGTGGAGTTGTCTTTGGACCAACACCACGTTCTTATAGCTACAAACTTCCTAAAAAAGTTCGTCGCTTAGCAATTAAATCAGTATTATCTGCAAAAGTTGCTGAAAACAAATTTGTAGTAGTTGAAGGCTTAGCTTTCGATGCTCCAAAAACAAAAGAATTCAAACAAATGTTAACAAACTTAAGTGTTGACACAAAAGTATTAGTTGTTTTAGAAAGTGGCAATGATTTTGCAGCTTTATCTGGACGTAACTTACCAAATGTTTCTATTGTAGAATCTGATAACGTAAGCGTACTTGATGTAGTATCTGCTGACAAATTATTAATCACTAAAACAGCTCTGACTCAGGTAGAGGAGGTGCTTGCATAA
- the rplC gene encoding 50S ribosomal protein L3: MTKGILGKKVGMTQVFTENGELIPVTVIEATPNVVLQVKTVETDGYEAIQIGYQDKREVLSNKPAKGHVAKANTAPKRFIKELRNVELGEYEVGKEITVDVFQAGDIVDVTGTTKGKGFQGVIKRHGQSRGPMSHGSRYHRRPGSMGPVDPNHVLKGKKLAGRMGGDRVTIQNLEIVRVDTDKNVILVKGNVPGSKKSLIEIKTAVKAAK, translated from the coding sequence ATGACTAAAGGAATCTTAGGTAAAAAGGTAGGAATGACACAAGTTTTCACGGAAAATGGTGAATTAATTCCAGTTACTGTTATCGAAGCAACACCAAACGTTGTTTTACAAGTTAAAACTGTAGAGACGGATGGCTATGAAGCGATTCAAATTGGATACCAAGACAAACGTGAAGTATTGTCAAACAAACCTGCTAAAGGTCATGTTGCGAAAGCAAATACTGCTCCTAAGCGCTTCATTAAAGAATTACGCAATGTTGAGCTTGGAGAATACGAAGTAGGAAAAGAAATTACAGTGGATGTGTTCCAAGCTGGAGACATCGTTGATGTAACAGGTACAACAAAAGGTAAAGGATTCCAAGGGGTTATCAAACGTCATGGACAAAGTCGTGGACCTATGTCTCACGGTTCTCGTTACCACCGTCGTCCTGGTTCAATGGGTCCTGTTGATCCTAACCACGTATTAAAAGGTAAAAAATTAGCTGGTCGTATGGGTGGAGATCGTGTGACGATTCAAAACTTAGAGATCGTTAGAGTAGATACAGATAAAAATGTTATTTTAGTTAAAGGTAATGTACCTGGATCTAAAAAATCATTAATCGAAATTAAAACAGCAGTTAAGGCTGCTAAATAA
- the rpsJ gene encoding 30S ribosomal protein S10, with protein MAKQKIRIRLKAYEHRVLDQSAEKIVETAKRTGAEVSGPIPLPTERSVYTVIRATHKYKDSREQFEMRTHKRLIDIVSPTPKTVDALMKLDLPSGVNIEIKL; from the coding sequence ATGGCAAAACAAAAGATTCGTATCCGTTTAAAAGCGTATGAACATCGTGTATTAGATCAATCTGCAGAAAAAATTGTAGAAACAGCAAAAAGAACAGGTGCTGAGGTTTCTGGACCAATTCCATTACCAACAGAACGTTCAGTTTATACAGTTATTCGTGCAACACACAAATACAAAGATTCACGCGAGCAGTTCGAAATGAGAACTCATAAACGTCTAATCGACATCGTAAGTCCTACACCAAAAACAGTTGACGCTTTAATGAAGCTAGACTTACCAAGTGGTGTAAACATTGAAATTAAATTATAA
- the tuf gene encoding elongation factor Tu — MAKEKFDRSKAHVNIGTIGHVDHGKTTLSAAIATVLAKNGFGEAQNYADIDNAPEEKERGITINTSHIEYETEARHYAHVDCPGHADYVKNMITGAAQMDGAILVVSAADGPMPQTREHILLSRNVGVPYIVVFLNKMDMVDDEELLELVEMEVRDLLTEYDFPGDDTPIVAGSALKALEGEEEYEAKILELMAAVDEYIPTPERDTDKPFMMPVEDVFSITGRGTVATGRVERGQVRVGDEVEIVGIAEDTKKTTVTGVEMFRKLLDYAEAGDNIGALLRGVSRDDIERGQVLAAPGTITPHTKFKAEVYVLSKEEGGRHTPFFTNYRPQFYFRTTDVTGVVDLPEGTEMVMPGDNVAMDVTLIHPIAIEEGTRFSIREGGRTVGSGVVTTIVG, encoded by the coding sequence ATGGCAAAAGAAAAATTTGATCGTTCGAAAGCCCATGTTAACATCGGTACAATCGGACACGTTGACCACGGTAAAACAACATTATCTGCAGCAATCGCTACAGTTTTAGCTAAAAACGGTTTCGGTGAAGCTCAAAACTATGCTGATATCGATAACGCTCCAGAAGAAAAAGAACGTGGAATTACAATTAACACGTCTCACATCGAGTATGAAACAGAAGCTCGTCACTACGCTCACGTAGACTGCCCAGGACACGCGGATTATGTTAAAAACATGATTACTGGAGCTGCTCAAATGGACGGCGCTATCTTAGTAGTATCTGCTGCTGATGGCCCAATGCCACAAACTCGTGAACACATTCTATTATCTCGTAACGTAGGTGTTCCTTACATCGTTGTATTCTTAAACAAAATGGATATGGTTGATGACGAAGAATTATTAGAATTAGTAGAAATGGAAGTTCGTGACTTATTAACTGAATACGACTTCCCAGGAGACGATACTCCAATCGTTGCTGGTTCTGCATTAAAAGCTTTAGAAGGCGAAGAAGAATACGAAGCAAAAATCTTAGAATTAATGGCTGCAGTTGACGAGTACATCCCAACTCCAGAACGTGACACTGACAAACCATTCATGATGCCAGTTGAGGACGTATTCTCAATTACTGGACGTGGTACAGTTGCTACTGGACGTGTTGAACGTGGACAAGTTCGCGTTGGAGACGAAGTAGAAATCGTTGGTATCGCTGAAGATACTAAGAAAACAACAGTTACTGGTGTTGAAATGTTCCGTAAATTATTAGATTACGCTGAAGCTGGAGATAACATTGGTGCTTTATTACGTGGGGTATCTCGTGATGATATCGAACGTGGACAAGTATTAGCTGCTCCTGGAACAATCACTCCACATACAAAATTTAAAGCGGAAGTTTATGTTTTATCTAAAGAAGAAGGTGGACGTCATACTCCATTCTTTACAAACTACCGCCCACAATTTTACTTCCGTACAACTGACGTTACAGGTGTTGTAGATTTACCAGAAGGAACTGAAATGGTAATGCCTGGTGATAACGTAGCTATGGACGTAACTTTAATTCACCCAATCGCTATCGAAGAAGGAACTCGTTTCTCAATTCGTGAAGGCGGACGTACTGTTGGTTCAGGCGTTGTAACTACAATCGTTGGATAA